TGGCCGGAGCGCTGCGCAGCGCCGGATATTACGTCACGGCGCTCAACGGCTCGGGCCGCGACGGTGACGTGCGGATTCTGTTCAGCGTGATTCCGCGCAAGCAGTCCGGCCGGGTTCTGCGGCTGATCGAGGAGGTCTATCCCAAGGCGTTCGTGACCATCGAAGAGGTGAGCACCGCCGCGCTGCAGGACGCCTCGGTGCGGCAGGAACGCATGGCACGGCGCTTTCGCATCACCCGCAAGTGACTTCTGCAAAGGTCAGCCTTTTCTCAATCTGACGGCGGCCTCCTTTCATGAGCCGCACGGGGCGGCGCTCTAGGGTAAAGGCACTTCACCAAAGGGAGGTTCCACAATGTTTGAAGACCTGAAACGAGAACTGCACGAAAAGATGGCGTCCCTGAATGCGGCCCAAGCAGGCCAGGGCCAGATGTCCGGCCAGGCCGGTGCCGGCGCCCATGATCCCCGCGACACCAACGGTGACGGCGTGGTCAGCGCCCAGGAAGCCGCCGCTTACGTGCGCGACTACCTGCAGAGCGCCAGCCCCGAAGAGCGCGACAGCCTGATGAAGGATTACCTGGGCAAGCTGTCGCCCGAGGACCGTCAGCAGATGGGCGACGCGATTGTGCGCAGCTCCAGCAACCCGGTGCAGCAGGTCAACCCAGCCGACGACCGCGACCTGATTGACGCCTACACCAAGGCTGCGCAGGCCCCCGCGCAGAACGGCCAGAGCCCGCTGGAAGCCGCTTTTGCCGAAGGCGGCGCGCTGAGCAGCCCGCTGGCTAAGGCTGGTCTGGTAGGCCTGGCCGCAGTGATCGGTTCCAAGGTGCTACAGGGCAACCGCAGCTGACTTGCAATCCGCTGGCCCTGCCGGGCCGGTTTCCAGAACTCCGCCCTGCCCCCTTTCCGGCGCAGCGGAGTTTTTCGCCGTCATTGGGACCCTGATCCGGCCCGCAGGAAGGCGGCCGGAGTAAACTCGGAAGTCAGATGCCGCTTCAGTTTCTTCAGACCATTGCCCAGACGCCCGCTCCCACCTTTGAGGAGGAGACCCGGGCCGAGCTGATGGTCCAGCTGTGGCGTGAGCTGGGATACGCACCTGAGCGCGACGGTGCCGGCAACGTGCTGGTGCGGATTGCGCCGGGCAGCGGGCGACCCAGCCAGCGGGGGCCGCTGCTGCTGGCCTCGCATTTGGACACGGTCTTCAGCCCCCAGACCGACGTGACAGTGCGGGCGCAGCCGGGCCGCTGGTACGGTCCCGGCCTGGGCGACAACTCGTCCAGCCTGGCGGTGCTGACCGCACTGCTGCGCGACCTGGACCCCGCCACGCTGAGCGCCCCACTGTGGGTGGCCGCCAATGTGGGCGAAGAAGGTCTGGGCGACCTACGCGGCGCCAAGTACCTGCTGGCCCAGCACGCCCACGAGCTGGGTGCCTTCGTGGCGGTAGACGGCTACCTGGGCTCGGCGGTGACGCAGGCGGTGGGGGTGCGGCGTTATCAGGCGCAGTTCAGCGGGCCCGGCGGCCACTCCTGGGGCGAGGCGGTGCCCAGCGCGGTGCATGCCCTGGGCGCGGCGATCGAGGCGCTTTATGCGCTGCCCCGGCCGGCGCACCCCCGCACCACCCTGAACGTGGGGGTCGTGTCGGGCGGCAGCACCGTCAATTCCATCGCGGCGGCGGCATCGCTGCTGCTGGACCTGCGTTCACTGGGTGCCCGCGAGCTGGACGAGCTGGAGCAGCAGGCGGTGGCGGCCCTGCACCACACGGCGCAGCAGGTGGGCGTGGCCCTGCAGCTGGAACGGGTAAGCGACCGGCCAGGCGGCTCACTGAACGTGGCCGAACTGTTGCCGATGGCTCAGCAGGCCGCCCGCGCCGTGGGGGTCGAACTGCGCACGGCCGCCAGTTCCACCGACGCCAACGCCGCTGCGCCCTATGGCCTGCCGGCGCTGTCTCTCGGGGTCTACCGAGGCGGCCACGCCCACCGCGACGACGAATGGGTGGACCCCAGCAGCCACGCACAGGGCCTGGCTTTCCTGCAGGGTTTTATCGCCAACTACCAGAACTGAGGCCCTGATCCGCGCTGCGGCCTTTTAACGGCGCCGCTCAGGACAGCGGCAGCAGCTGCAGGGTTCCTGAGTTCACGTCTCCGTCAATGGTCAGCACTTCCAGGCGGCAGGGCAGGTCGTCGCGGCCTAGCTCACGGCTCAGATATTCCAGGGCGGCTCGCTGCATCAGCGCCAGCTTGCGTGGGGTCACGCTCTCGGCAGCGCTGCCGTAGCGGCTGTGGCTGCGGTGACGCACCTCGGTAAACACCAGGCAGGCTCCTTCGCGGCTGACCAGATCAATTTCGCCGCCGGGA
This region of Deinococcus sp. Marseille-Q6407 genomic DNA includes:
- a CDS encoding M20/M25/M40 family metallo-hydrolase, yielding MPLQFLQTIAQTPAPTFEEETRAELMVQLWRELGYAPERDGAGNVLVRIAPGSGRPSQRGPLLLASHLDTVFSPQTDVTVRAQPGRWYGPGLGDNSSSLAVLTALLRDLDPATLSAPLWVAANVGEEGLGDLRGAKYLLAQHAHELGAFVAVDGYLGSAVTQAVGVRRYQAQFSGPGGHSWGEAVPSAVHALGAAIEALYALPRPAHPRTTLNVGVVSGGSTVNSIAAAASLLLDLRSLGARELDELEQQAVAALHHTAQQVGVALQLERVSDRPGGSLNVAELLPMAQQAARAVGVELRTAASSTDANAAAPYGLPALSLGVYRGGHAHRDDEWVDPSSHAQGLAFLQGFIANYQN
- a CDS encoding YraN family protein → MKGAAAEDRAARYLEAQGRELLARNYRIPGGEIDLVSREGACLVFTEVRHRSHSRYGSAAESVTPRKLALMQRAALEYLSRELGRDDLPCRLEVLTIDGDVNSGTLQLLPLS